One genomic segment of Chelonia mydas isolate rCheMyd1 chromosome 1, rCheMyd1.pri.v2, whole genome shotgun sequence includes these proteins:
- the FSCN3 gene encoding fascin-3, whose translation MKVGLINCAGSYLTSECYGDGVTVLGNSLGRKQTWELQVTMKQGKQTVVELLGHQGHYLLVDPDGSVRCGQPASVQQSQFLLELHHSGKWTLQLLDSKKYLESDGEDVFCVSRSPSSYHKWLPQLAMHVHIVLYNPTHQCYARADADLDRVWVDTPVPYLEECGFVLRFRNGMYHLETSSHKYVSRAETLAKKPSAHTAFNLNLKPRCLAFLSDQDGCVLYPQGKRRRLCLGNNPKEEEEWFVIKRCPQWVSLKTKAKRYVSIICDMEVYAGSDIVTPKSVFHYEFNPDTRAVQLKTVNNHYLAQRKFKSIVANGRRMEPETNFRALWHCGKIFLQAFNGRYLGTMPVGLVVASAVHPGPGEAFGVRLANRSFLVLRGRYGYVGTLACHDILQCNLVDPDCIELLPCKPGIYHFQAHGRSFWSLSSDGTFRTWGKFALNFCLEIQGSNILAVLAPNGYYMRGDRSGTLLADSEEVTSECLWEF comes from the exons acctgggagctgcaggtcacCATGAAGCAGGGGAAGCAGACCGTGGTGGAACTGCTGGGCCATCAGGGCCACTACCTCCTAGTGGATCCTGACGGATCAGTCCGGTGTGGGCAGCCAGCATCCGTCCAGCAAAGCCAGTTCCTGTTGGAGCTCCATCACAGTGGCAAGTGGACTCTCCAGCTGCTGGACAGCAAGAAGTACCTGGAGTCTGACGGGGAGGATGTTTTCTGCGTTTCCCGGAGCCCATCCTCCTACCACAAGTGGCTGCCCCAGCTGGCCATGCACGTCCACATCGTGCTGTACAACCCCACGCACCAATGCTACGCCCGAGCCGACGCAGACCTGGACAGGGTGTGGGTCGACACCCCCGTGCCTTACCTGGAAGAGTGCGGCTTCGTGCTACGGTTCAGGAACGGGATGTACCACCTGGAGACCTCCAGCCACAAGTACGTCTCCAGAGCAGAAACGCTAGCCAAGAAACCCTCTGCACACACGGCCTTCAACTTAAACCTCAAGCCCAGGTGCCTGGCTTTCCTGAGCGACCAAGATGGGTGTGTCCTGTACCCTCAGGGCAAGCGGAGGCGTTTGTGCCTTGGCAACAACCCcaaagaggaggaagagtggTTCGTTATAAAGAGGTGTCCACAATGGGTCAGTCTGAAAACTAAGGCCAAGAGATACGTGTCCATCATATGTG ACATGGAAGTGTATGCCGGCTCGGACATAGTGACCCCAAAGTCCGTTTTCCACTACGAATTCAATCCAGACACCAGAGCGGTGCAGCTAAAAACAGTTAACAACCACTACCTGGCCCAG AGAAAATTCAAGAGCATAGTGGCAAATGGGAGACGCATGGAACCAGAGACCAACTTCCGTGCCCTGTGGCATTGTGGGAAAATCTTCCTGCAAGCTTTCAACGGCCGGTACCTGGGCACCATGCCCGTTGGGCTGGTGGTGGCCAGTGCTGTGCACCCAG GGCCTGGCGAGGCCTTTGGGGTGCGCCTGGCCAACCGCTCCTTCCTGGTGCTGCGTGGCAGGTATGGCTACGTGGGGACTTTGGCCTGCCATGACATCCTGCAGTGTAACCTGGTGGACCCTGACTGCATTGAGCTGCTCCCCTGCAAGCCGGGCATTTACCACTTCCAAG cccacgGCAGGAGCTTTTGGTCTCTGAGCTCAGACGGCACCTTCAGAACCTGGGGGAAGTTTGCCTTGAACTTTTGCCTGGAGATCCAAGGGAGTAACATCCTGGCCGTGTTAGCCCCCAATGGGTACTACATGCGAGGAGACCGGAGCGGCACCCTCCTGGCAGATAGTGAGGAAGTCACTAGCGAGTGCCTCTGGGAATTCTAG
- the PAX4 gene encoding paired box protein Pax-4: MQLDLIPMGTRVKTPTDASTKMPIDTRAKVAIGANAKTPLPPSSARGWRAAPVRSPRLRALESAEAAPPWAAGHPGHGGVNQLGGIFVNGRPLPPCKRKRIIELAASGVRACDISRSLKVSNGCVSKILGRYYQTGAVEPKAIGGSKPRMVTPEVVARISQLKLEHPSIFAWEIRRKLHSEGICASDRTPSVSSINRVLRNLQGDLQLTADFGFMMEPSPPGFPWPGEAGSKVSAEAPASRWHPGRSSASARGPLPGVQHRNRTIFSSQQSVALEKEFQRGQYPDSATREKLASATQLPDTTIRVWFSNRRAKWRREAKLKLETDCAGSWCDRILSPLAPALQAFAAFHPSSMTDTISTQTSPEGAKQLDSCGRGAGLEQIGALSLECPIKRGLAPSGMSG; the protein is encoded by the exons ATGCAACTGGATCTGATTCCCATGGGTACACGAGTCAAGACACCCACTGATGCCAGCACTAAGATGCCCATAGATACTAGGGCCAAGGTAGCCATCGGTGCCAATGCCAAGACGCCCCTGCCTCCTTCCAGTGCCAGAGGATG GAGAGCTGCTCCTGTGCGCTCCCCCCGGCTCCGGGCCCTGGAGTCCGCGGAGGCGGCGCCCCCCTGGGCAGCTGGgcaccctgggca TGGTGGCGTGAACCAGCTGGGGGGAATCTTTGTGAACggccgccccctgcccccttgcaAGAGGAAGCGGATCATCGAGCTGGCGGCGAGTGGGGTGCGCGCCTGTGACATCTCACGGAGCCTGAAG GTATCCAATGGCTGCGTGAGCAAGATCCTGGGCCGCTACTACCAGACAGGCGCTGTGGAGCCGAAGGCCATCGGTGGCAGCAAGCCCCGCATGGTCACCCCAGAGGTGGTAGCCCGAATCTCGCAGCTGAAGCTGGAGCACCCGTCCATCTTCGCGTGGGAgatcaggaggaagctgcattctGAAGGCATCTGCGCCAGTGACCGGACGCCCAGT GTGTCCTCCATCAACCGGGTGCTGAGGAACCTGCAAGGGGACTTGCAGCTCACAGCTGACTTCGGTTTCATGATGGAGCCGTCACCACCAG gtttcccctggccaggagaaGCTGGCAGCAAGGTCTCAGCAGAGGCACCCGCATCCCGATGGCACCCTGGGAGGAGCTCAGCATCGGCCAGGGGACCCCTGCCGGGCGTCCAGCACAGGAACAGAACAATCTTCTCAAGCCAGCAGTCAGTGGCCTTGGAGAAAG aatTCCAGAGAGGGCAGTACCCCGACTCCGCTACCCGGGAGAAACTGGCCTCAGCCACCCAGCTCCCCGACACCACCATCAGG GTTTGGTTTTCAAACCGAAGAGCCAAATGGAGACGAGAGGCGAAGCTGAAGCTGGAGACTGATTGTGCAG GGTCGTGGTGTGACCGGATTCTATCCCCGCTTGCGCCAGCTCTGCAGGCCTTTGCTGCTTTCCATCCGTCCTCAATGACCGACACCATCTCCACACAG ACGAGTCCTGAAGGAGCAAAGCAGCTGGATTCCTGTGGGAGAGGCGCTGGCCTGGAGCAGATTGGGGCCCTGAGTCTGGAGTGTCCCATCAAGCGTGGCCTTGCTCCTAGTGGGATGTCTGGGTGA